The DNA sequence CAGGGATATTCCTCGTTTCTGTATATGATTGGAAAAGAATTTGGGAGAATCTGGTCATCGGTAGATGATTTCAGGTAAATTATGTGACTAGCAAAGTATGGAAAACTTTGTGCTGGCTGTGAGGGTTCAGTATTATTACATGAAATCAATTgccgacaaaaaaaaaatgtgaagagaTAGGTATTTCGAATGGAAATATGAACCAGTTGGAGTGTTGCATTTTTTAAACCGTGGATATATACTtgttagaataataataatataactgtAGTGTGATAATATATTTTGGATTTTATATCATGTCAAATGAAATGCATAAATTATAGATTGAGTTAGACTGCAAACGTGGCGAATCTGTTCACTGTCAATGAAGGGAATAtctagtaaaaataaattgtattttatctAAAACAcgaactaaaaattttataaaattttcacgataatCATCCAACGTATGAGTTTGGTCAACTATATCGATAATAACTATCTCTTTTTGCATGCAAAGCGGTCGACATGTACAGTACAAACCAGTCAATTCAACGACGTCCAATGCTTAAATCAATTACATGAATGGTCAAAGGTTTGTTTTAAATTGGAATATGAGCTTTCCTGACATGAGTGTTCCTTCAAAGGCTCTCGTTTGGCGTACCTGATGTCACACTACATTGCAAATTTCTACGGTAAATGTTTACGCAAAATAAGATGCGAAAAGTGCTTATCTTTGCGGCCAAACCCAAAGCTGATGGAAATATTAAATCTAAATTGATAAGCATTTTAATTTCTATGAACATTGTAGTAAAAATTTAGAACAACTATTAGCGTCACTAACAAGGAGAAGGCAAAGCCTGGATGTCGCGAATCGGGTTCTCCTTTCGCGTGGTGAAATTTGAAGACCTCTGAATTTgcgtaatttttgatttttgttccaATCCAGCCTTGGTTGCTGAGATATcgcgatttaaaaatttggaagttTTGGACGGATCTAAGCCGGTTTCGGCTCGCGCGTAGAGTACGTTGAGcgttttttgatttaattttttattttattctatcatTTCTCATAAGACTTTGCATGTGCaggtaaataagaaaattctaaaatatgTATTACTACTTCTATTTGCTGTTTACTAGACCGAAAACTGGTCTTTACCTGTAACGGGACAATGAAAAACACCCCTCCGGTTGAACCTTCTCAAGAAATGAGTACCTGCAATATCCTACTTGGGTTTTCTATAATCTCTCATTACTCATAAGACTTTGCATGCGCAGGTAAATAATGCAAATGAAATGCTTGTCTTCGTTTCATAGAAAAATAAGGTGAGACAGGGTATTAAATATTCCGGGTATTTACGTGTTATAGGAAATCCAGCTGGGATAATCCAGGTATGCGACACTTCAGGTATTTATGTGCTATAGAAAAGCCAGGCGGCATATTCCAGGTACTCATTTCTTGACAAGGTTCGGCTGGAGGGGTGTTTTTCATTGGCCCGTCACAGGTAAAGACTACTTTTCGGTCTAGTGAACAGTAAGTAAAACTAGTAAtacatattttcgaatttctttatttacctGCGCATGCAAAGTCGTATGAGAgatcataaaataaaataaaaaaattgaaatgagttacctcaaattgcatagttgcgataagaaataaatttttctacgaGGCAATGCATACGATATGCATCCACCAAACTTGTAGTAGCATAATTTACCAAAATGATCCCGATCCATGGTCTATCGATACAGTAATTACCTGCGTGATGTATCTTCACGTTCTCACGATTCTTATACACATTTAGCAGATAAAACTAAACAATTCATACTGCAATCAGAATATGtagttattttttaccatgATGATTTATTTCTGTGGATCAGTTGCAATCGTTTATCACGCTGCAATTTTATGCGGCGTGCGCTGCGTGGGAGAGGAAAGCTTCTACAAGTTGGTTTCTACAAATTGCAGTCCTACAACCGAGCGTTTCGattctacaagttcgtttctacaagttcgtttctacaagtgacggtcaaataatttaaattaaattaaattagatgaaattaaattaaatcaaaatgtacgaaatcGACAATTAAATGTAtcagaaacgaacttgtagaaacgaacttgtcaGTTGTAGGAtcgcaacttgtagaaacgaattgTTAGGTATtggcacttgtagaaacgatacCCTCTCCGCTGCGTCATATATTGGCTTGGTAAACACTCGCTTGACATTGAGGCATTTGCTAGCTGCAAACACTCCGTAGACGTAAACGGGAAAATCGCAAAACAAGTAAAGATATTAATTCATGACAGCGTTGTAATGTAGTTTCAGTAGTTCATATTCTTTATATCAATACACGTGAAGCTACTTGCTCAGATAAAAATACGTGTGtgtttttaataattgtaCAACGCAATTATCATTGATCCGCCAGTAGATAAAAGACGATTTATCGGAATTCcaaaagcgtttttttttttcacacgaatCAAGACAAACGAACAGTTTGTCGATTTAACGAGGCATTTTCTCAACTGCTCTCCGTGATGTGAAATGTGAACAAATTTGACCATAGTAAGAAAGTgttgggaaaaaatatattactcCAATAAGACTTATTCGACAGCTTACACAAagttttttgtgttttaatATTAGTGTACAATAGTTTTCATTAAATGACCGGCCGATTGCCCTTTTCTGTTGCTATTGTAGATATTGCTGCTTCCGGCTCTATCGGAGCcaaattcgtttctacagCACAGCGTGGTTTCGATACAACAATGGCAGAAGTAAGCGTTCGTTTTATTATCGGCTCATAGTTGAAAAGTATACTAATTTATTTACTACTGTTATCATTATCATGTGATTTTCGTTACCGTTATTATGCATACACGTATaagtaatatttaattatccttataggtaggtataggcactattgatattaattatatgCGTGAACTTTTATCATTACACaacgattattataatattactttaactattattattaacattattatcattattattgctattattactactattttttgcaatatcgGCTTTGCATTGGAGAGGCGAAGAGGCAAAGTCAATACTGTACTGAATGTAAAGTAATGAAAGCCTCTAGCTAATTAATAATACAGGGTCTCGTCGCATTACCTGCGGCGGGAGTAAATTTTTACCACCGAAAAGCAGGTAAATATGCTTCTTGAAgccgatgaattttttcgcaCGTAAGGCGAACTCGCGCAATAATAAACCTAAGCGCGAGGCTCAAGACGACGTCTCAAATAGTGCCGAtcattaatcattttttagaCCCGGATGGGATGCTACTTGGTCACTATCAAGTGTACCCTGAAAGTTAATGGCTTCTCCCATATCTCATTTTCCCCGATCGAACCATTCGCTGGACGTCCGTGTATTTCGACTAGGAAATGACCCGCCGATTTCATACGTTTCCGGAAATGCAGCGCCCACACTCCGTGCCTCTTTACGATTTCAAACTGGTTCTTATCGTTGCCACGGGTCACGGAATACTCGATGTCCTTGTGCTGCAACCACGGTTATAGgcataaaaaatgataagatTTACatcgaaatttggaaaaaatgcgTTTCGTTCCAATTTGAAGATATTTTATTCCTATTCGTctgaatacaaataaatattactaACCTTCACGGCTGGCTGAAGCTTGATTATTCTCATTCTATGTTTCGTCTGTTGAAGACTGATTTTCAGGATGTGTTCCTCTCCGTGGTGGTGCCGTTTTACTTTGCGCGATCGCTTCCTCGGCAGAGGTTTGCTCGTTCTTATTTTGGTGATCAAGTCCTGCACATCCGCCGTTCCATTGTACCGTGCCATCGATCTGCCTCGAGCACCTCTTCGGTGTCTTCCCCCGTTACCATTCACCTAAAGCCATATCAATCGTGTAATGTaacattcaatattttatccaATGTGTTATCAGGATCACTTAAACCGAAGCTGCCTTTACCTTGCATGAGAAACATCCCTCTGTTGATATTATCTTATCGTCGGATGGCGGTATGTGGTAAGGATCAGGATTGATTGGATATGTTGGTACATTGCCAATATCCTCGCCGTAGCTAATACCACCGCCTACGCCGCCAACTGGAGCGAGTGGATTTATCGTTGACAGACAATGAccctgaaaaagaaattgaacttACAATAAACGACGCATGTATGATTCAGTACAGATCTTATCTGTTCAAACCATCGGTGACTTgtgtgattaaaatttttaccaaggTGATTCTGACGCTTTGAACAATACACTGATACACGTATGAATTATACCTGGCCGATTCGTTGGTATCCGGTTGGGCAGCTGCAAGTGAATCCGTTTGCGCCGTTCGGTATGCAACCGAACGAACATGGACTTCCAGTGCATCCAGCGCTTACCTGTGGTTGCGAAAATTGACAGTAGTTATTTGTGgctacgtgtttttttttagtacttGATCATTGCGATAGGTAAAGTCGTCATCAAGCTATCGTACAGCAGTAACGAAACTGAAAACTTGGGCGTTGCGGCATTTCTTACCTGAACGCAAACTTGCATATTGTTGTCGAATTGATATCCATCGGGACATCCACAACGGTAACTGCCTATTGTGTTTATGCAGGCATTGCCACCGCAGGGTGATCCGCTGCATTCATTTTCATCGATACACTGGTTATAGTAGAGATGCTGAACAAATCCTTCAGGACAACCACATCGGTAGCTGCCCATGAGGTTCTGCAAAAGTCGTAAGAGCAAGCCCATATTTACTCATGGTAAATGATAAGATACAGGCTAATTGTAGGTGATAAAAAAGGCAATCTAATGTTACCTGGCAACCATGTTCACAGCTTGAGTCGTCCGCGCATTCGTTAGTGTCGGAACACAAGGTGCCGGTGTTATCGAGTTTGAAGCCTCTGGGGCATATGCATCGGAAGCTGCCGAGAGTGTTAACGCAGTTACCTGGTTTCGGACAGGTTCCGGGTATTTCTGTACACTCGTCGATGTCTGGAAACGGAAAATTCAGTACGACGTGTCAGACGAATTAAAGAGTTTGGCGTAAAACTTTACTAATGTAAGTCGAATTTCCTAACCGTGACAACTGTCTGCATGCTGGGTGTACCCTTCTCGGCATCCACACGTGTAGCTGCCTTGGGTATTGATGCATTCCTGTTGACAAAGGTGATTCCCGGTCGCACATTCGTCCAAGTCTCGACAGCTTACGCCGTCCGGATTCAGGATGAAACCGACAGGACACGAGCATATAAAGCCTCCCTCTGTGTTCTGGCAATTGTACTTGCACGGCTTTGAGCTCAGCTCACACTCGTTTATATCTGCAAGGTAAGTTTTTAGAACACAAGCGTTATTTTTTCATGGCGTTATGGTTGTGTAATGTCGAATTAATGCAGGTTTTCATCCCAGAAACATCTTGAGTTTGATTGTCTTACCGATGCAATGTGTTCCTGATCTGTCCGGCTTATATCCCTTGTTGCATATGCATCTGTATGATCCGAGGGTGTTTATACACATTCCATTTCTACAGAGGTCAGGAATTGTTCTGCACTCGTCAATGTCTAAAAGTTGATGTGTTAAATAATACCACTCGCGATTATTTTCCACGAAAGTACAGGGCTGTGTATAATTAATATGTTCCCGTTATGCATACCTTGGCCGTCCACCGAATATCCCTTTTCGAGGCAGAGTTCGTTGTAGTCGTCCGAATCCCGCGATGGACATATCTCGCAATGTGATCCCCAGGCAGCTCCCATGGTGCAGCAACAATCCGCCTTGGTGACCTTCGGCTGGTCAAATGTTCGCGTCACGCAACGACCCCCAATTGTTTGTTGGAAGCAATAGCCGGATCTGCGATCTAACCAGGAGAGTCGATTTCATTAGGATTCTCAAGTCAAATGATTTCTTGAGCACATTTATAGATCACCACCTACCAATGCAGGACTTTCCATCGTGGCTGAGCTCAAATCCTTCCCAGCAGTCGCAGCGATACCCACCGTCAATATTGCGACAATATCCGTGGCGGCAAAGTCCAGAATTTATCGCGCATTCGTTTATATCTTTGCACTCATCCGTGATTCCGATCTTTTGGTATCCGATTGGGCAGATGCATATAAACGATCCAATCAGATTCTTACATTCAAATCTGCAATTATTTGCCGGGGTAGTGCACTCGTCGACATCTGAAATATACCATTGCTTGCATTACTTTGCAAGTACGACTCGTCGTTGTTGATTGAAGTAAACACGTGTTACAGTCTTACCAATACAGTGGCGACCATCGGCGGCAAGAGCGTATCCATAGGGACAAATGCATCTGAACGATCCGGGGACGTTGTGGCATCTGAATGCGCATTGGTTTCCCAGTTCCAGACATTCGTTTATGTCTTCACAGACTTGATTGGGTCCTGGGGTGAATCCTTCGTTGCAGGAGCACTCGAAACCGCCATCAACGTTGGTGCAGGTGCCGTTGCCACAAATATTCTGAATATTGAGGCATTCGTTGTCATCAATGCACTTCTTTCCGGAGGCATCGAGTACGTACCCAGGTGGACACTCACACCTGAATGACCCATCAGTATTGATGCAATCGCCACCGACACAGGCATCTGGCATGAAGAGACACTCGTTGAGGTCAATCCCAAGGTCGTCCCGACCGGGACCCTCGGGACACAACCTCTGAAACTCCTCTGTAAATCGAATAATGGTGTATAAGGGATATGCCTCTGATTGATCGCGTATGTCTCGAATGTCGGTATTACTAACCAGTTCCTTCCACTGGACATTGTTCGCAGTAACGACCCCACGCCATTGCCATTGTGCAGCAACAGTGTTTCTTCGTAATTCCTCCCCCGCGAGGCTCCAAGCATTGACCTCTACTGAAAACATCGTAGCACCGTTCCTCTCGAACGTCAATGCACCTCATAGAGTCGATCTTCTCGCTGAGCTGATAACCCAGTGGACATTCACAGATGACACCTCCCTCGGTGTTGATGCATCGGCCGTTTTCACAGAAATCCTCCGACTCAGCACATTCGTCAACGTCTATGATTAGGGCGATTATGAAGGATTATAAAGACGAGCGCGTACACACAATCGTGCAGACCGATAATCAGCGACGTGAATGAATACGAACCGAGGCACCTCTTCTTCGTTTCATCGAGCTCGTATCCCGGTGGACAGTGGCAGACATACGAACCCATAAGATTTTGACATTTTCCTGGCTCTGGACACAGATCTGACACCTGAAATTAGATAATTGTTGAATTTAATCACGCCATGCCATCGCTACGATGCAATTGAACTTCTTACCTCGCGACATTCGTCGATATCTCGGCAGTGCTGCTTTTCCTGCGCCAAGACGTAGCCATCAGCGCATTCGCAACTGAATGATCCGATCGTGTTACGACACCTTCCATTTCGACACAGGAACGGCATGATTCTGCACTCGTCAACGTCTGGAAAAACCAAGGAATTCGTCTATTAGTTTTTTAATCTCAACGTTGACGATATCGTTACATACTATTAATTCCAATGTTATACTGCCGATTGTCTTTGCTGATGATCAGCGACCTATCACTGTTTCATATTCGAAGTATCTGAACTTGAGCTGTGAAATTGAACCTGGTAGCGATATCGAAATACCACTTACCCTCACAGTCGTTGTTGGGACCTAGCTTGAATCCGTCGTAACAGAAGCATTTGTAACTTCCAAGAGTGTTAATGCACGAGCCATTGTTACATACATTTTGACTGCGCTTGCACTCGTCGATATCAACGCAGGAGTCCCTGTCTCGGGTAAGCTGGAACCCTTGATTGCAAGCGCACTGGAAACTACCCTGCAGGTTTTTACACACTCCGTTACTACAGAAACCGGGGTTCTCGTAGCACTCGTCGATATCAACGCAGTCTCTCTGATCGATGCCAAGCTTGTACCCGGCCGGACAGAGACACTTAAATGAACCCTGCTCGTTAATGCACTGAGCGTTGTCGCGGCAAGGACTCGGAACCTGTTGACACTCGTTCTGGTCTATGCACTGATGTGAGTCTTCGTCATAAATGTAACCAAACTCGCACTGGCACTCAAAACTACCTGGAGTGTTCAGACACCGACCATGAGAGCACATCGTAGGCATCAGAGAACACTCATCGATCTCAACCGTGTGGTTAGTTATCGGGTTCTTGATCTGTCCAGGCTCCCGGCCGCAAAGGGTCACGTATTCCTCTGTGGAAGTTAGATCGTTTGTTGAAAAGGCAGTatgtgaaaataagaaattagtACATTGTGTTACATAAGTGTCAGAGATGGCTGATTTATGATGAGTGAAAAGTTTGCAGCGTGAGCCACAAAGGCTAGTGTTGCGTTCACACGGTGTGACatacgcaatttttttaacacctgtgaaggaaaatttgatttgagGAACGAGAGTGCCTGATAGCGCGTAAAATTGAAGTTAGATCACTTATGCTCATCGACACAATACGTAAAATCGAGTTGTTCGaaagtgcgcatgcgccagaGAAAGCCCTAGCATGTAAAATATAGCATTTCAGTTGTGCAGATATGCCGACGTTGTTTCACCTCactgtttaaaaataagaCATTTGACACGGGCTCCATAggtttcgaaaatcaaattttcaactacgtGGTGGAAATCCTTATCACAATTGAGTATAGATTGAGAACTTACGTGTTCCCTTACGAGGGCATTTTTCGCACGGACTGCCCCAAGCTGCACCCATCGAACAGCAGCACAACATACGAGTCTGTGGCCGCATCATAGGATGGTCGCAAGTTCCGGACTCGAAGGTTGTATAGCACCTCTCTTTCCTCATGTCAACGCACTCCTCTGCGGAATAATTTGCGAGTAAATACGCCGTTATGACGAAAGTGTAACATTGTTGTGATGAAAATATCGTCTTATGCATGTAATCTTGAATTGCCAAGCGAATAATTGACCATTGCAGCTAATAATACTCACTTCCTCCAGGCATCGGCATGTAACCTTCGGGGCATTCGCAGTGATATTTTCCCTGATCGTTAATGCAACGTCCAACGCCACATATATCAGGATGTCGACTACACTCGTCAACGTCTGAAATACGAGAATATCATATGTCCACAGTTATACCTTTATACTCAGCCTGTAAATGTCTGCAAGTTGAATGTTCTTACCGACGCAGCTCGTCTTGGTATGATCGAGCTCGTAACCTTCATCGCAGGAGCACATGAAGCTCCCAAATGTGTTCGTGCAGTGACCATTCTGACAAATGTTATCGTGTTCCTCGCACTCGTTTATGTCCTCCAAAAGGACGGTGATGGAGTTTGGTCGGTAACCAGGACCACCTGGGCAGAGTTCGTTGTACTCCGCACTTCCAACTATAGGACAAGCCTCACATCGGTTACCCCAAGCAGTTCCCACACTGCAGCAGCAGGTCGCCTTGGTCACAGCAGCTGACATGTCAAAAACGCACTGAGGCCTGTTACTACTGAATTCGTATCCAGTGAAACAGGAGGAAATTCTTCTGTCTATAGAAATAACGAGAAATTCTTAGAGCTCGGTAGTCAGGATTTTATTAGATCCAAATCTTCATTACGCTACCTACCTACGCAAGCGTTTCCAGCTTCGACCAGCTCGTGATTAGCAGGACACTCGCAGAGATATCTACCCTCAGTGTTGATACAGGTTCCGTACTGGCAGGACTGAGGACTTTCGCACTCGTCGATGTCGGTGCAGTTACCTCCAGAGCTGTCGAGCTTGTAACCATCGTCACATTCGCAACGGAACATGCTGAATATGTTCTCACATTTACCATATACACAGAGATTGTTGAATAAATCGCACTCGTCGATGTCGACACACGCCTGCTCGTTGTTCTCGTCAGGGTGCATGAATCCCATCTCGCACTCGCACCGGAAAGAACCGGGATAATTGAGGCAGTGGCCGTTTTCGCAGAGTGTTGAGTCGTTCGAACATTCGTCTACATCCTTGCAAGAATGACCGTCGCCCTTGAATCCAGCATCGCATACGCactgaaaaaatcaacgatttATTTAGTCGACTTATCGGTTCTTCGATCTTCACCCCTCTCCCTCTATGATTACGCATTACCAACCTTGAATGATCCTTCGGTGTTGATGCACTGAGCGTTTGCATCGCAACCCCCGTTGTTAGTCAGGCATTCGTTTATGTCCCTACACTCGACCCCGTTTCCGGCAAAACCTTCCTGACATGTGCACGAGTAAGATCCTTGAGTATTTTGACAGTCGGCAAACTCACTACAGGTGTACGCGTCGAGCATGCACTCATCGTCATCGGTACACCCTTCTCTAGCATTATCTGGCTTTACAGAGTATCCTTCCTCGCAACGGCAATTGTATGAGCCGATCGTATTGTCGCATTGACCGTAACCGCAGACGTGGGGCTGCGACACGCACTCGTCAACGTCTGCAAAAACGTTTTATTCAgcaatttgattatttttatcaaaaaatagcaGTTTGGCTGATCACTATTTTTTTAGGTCCTACCGATACAAGAAGTTCCATCGCTGCCGGGTAGTAATCCGTCCGTGCATGTGCACGTGTAGCTGCCTAAAGTGTTCGTGCATTTTCCTCCGTTGCAAATCCTCATATTTCCTTTGCACTCGTCGACGTCTGTGCACGAGCGTCCATCAAGGTTTAAGGCGAATCCGGTGCTAGTTAACATTCGGAATGAATAATCAGTCACCATGTACTAACGGTATACTCGATAAAGAAATGAACATGTCCGTATACCTGCAAGAGCATGAGAAGCTACCGGGTGTGTTCAGGCAGATGTTTTCGCATCCTCCGTTGGTTGCGGAGCACTCGTCAATGTCCTCGCAATGGGACTTTAGCCCAGTCTGTTGATATCCTTCGTCGCAAACACATTGATAAGTTCCCATCATGTTCTCGCAGACGCCATTCGAACATATACCACTGGTCCTGGAGCACTCGTCTATATCCTTGCAGGACTCTTTGTCAGGAGCAAGCTCATGCCCTGGCGGACATACACACTTGAAG is a window from the Diprion similis isolate iyDipSimi1 chromosome 6, iyDipSimi1.1, whole genome shotgun sequence genome containing:
- the LOC124406626 gene encoding fibrillin-2-like isoform X2; this encodes MCESGTVASVCNALGQRKGPYTVYESGDANRNGVIGSGNQRGEGGSCKAQCIHGNCVDGRCQCRPGYQGEFCSEPICREPCLNQGRCIGPNRCACIYGYTGRRCETDYRTGPCFTKVRNGQCHASLRGVVCTRQLCCATVGKGWGHPCERCPIRLECEPGYLKTNQGKCVDIDECEAIPGLCEGGKCVNTLGSFTCECPQGQTRDEETNVCKDQDECLDEGVCADGRCVNTDGGFYCLCNPGFIQSPDQRYCIDGRQGLCFTAVNRNGQCKNRLDIRLSKQDCCCGKNMGRGWGDFCYKCPADGSAERRRLCQESANYTLDECAIRPGICGNGKCTDTSDGYECQCFPGYENKRGSCVDIDECRLGKCKGGNCVNLPGKFECQCPPGFVVSGDNEYCTDHDECQDTGMCANGRCINMDGSHKCECNDGYSLSPGQNACADIDECLDNPRICLNGRCENTQGSYHCVCQPGFTASRDDTFCVDMDECVSGMCDNGKCVNMEGSFKCVCDPGFRLGPDHRHCIDIDECQSAPCHNGRCVNTPGSFWCECHVGFNLGPEGRSCLDTRRDLCYSQYRDGQCSNPTSAAVTRSSCCCCTVILGQPMAWGSNCQACPVPGTTEFDALCPHGSGMTYNGDDINECALNPNICVNGGCENLMGTHRCICDTGYEVDAAGKLCTDIDECALEETLCSGGQCRNTPGSFQCTCPTGTRLNTYNQMCEDVDECLELGPDACINGICINGQGSYECMCSPGYILDNTGHICIDNRKGTCWTKMVHGRCENNLPRLALRSECCCSVGLAWGSPCEKCDHSLCECSVGYAKVDGKSCTDVNECELNAGICKGGGTCVNTDGSYRCECPPGLTLDTTHTTCIDTREETCYTEYRHGQCSNSIEGRFSRILCCCSVGRAWGSDKCEACPKPGSQARADLCPKGPGFGERKDINECTEFPNMCVNGRCKNTIGSYSCRCNQGYALDENGIKCVDIDECSIMHGVCGNGTCRNTQGNFQCDCNPGYQSSEIMKICMDINECETTPGLCRGGTCVNTEGSFKCVCPPGHELAPDKESCKDIDECSRTSGICSNGVCENMMGTYQCVCDEGYQQTGLKSHCEDIDECSATNGGCENICLNTPGSFSCSCSTGFALNLDGRSCTDVDECKGNMRICNGGKCTNTLGSYTCTCTDGLLPGSDGTSCIDVDECVSQPHVCGYGQCDNTIGSYNCRCEEGYSVKPDNAREGCTDDDECMLDAYTCSEFADCQNTQGSYSCTCQEGFAGNGVECRDINECLTNNGGCDANAQCINTEGSFKCVCDAGFKGDGHSCKDVDECSNDSTLCENGHCLNYPGSFRCECEMGFMHPDENNEQACVDIDECDLFNNLCVYGKCENIFSMFRCECDDGYKLDSSGGNCTDIDECESPQSCQYGTCINTEGRYLCECPANHELVEAGNACVDRRISSCFTGYEFSSNRPQCVFDMSAAVTKATCCCSVGTAWGNRCEACPIVGSAEYNELCPGGPGYRPNSITVLLEDINECEEHDNICQNGHCTNTFGSFMCSCDEGYELDHTKTSCVDVDECSRHPDICGVGRCINDQGKYHCECPEGYMPMPGGKECVDMRKERCYTTFESGTCDHPMMRPQTRMLCCCSMGAAWGSPCEKCPRKGTQEYVTLCGREPGQIKNPITNHTVEIDECSLMPTMCSHGRCLNTPGSFECQCEFGYIYDEDSHQCIDQNECQQVPSPCRDNAQCINEQGSFKCLCPAGYKLGIDQRDCVDIDECYENPGFCSNGVCKNLQGSFQCACNQGFQLTRDRDSCVDIDECKRSQNVCNNGSCINTLGSYKCFCYDGFKLGPNNDCEDVDECRIMPFLCRNGRCRNTIGSFSCECADGYVLAQEKQHCRDIDECREVSDLCPEPGKCQNLMGSYVCHCPPGYELDETKKRCLDVDECAESEDFCENGRCINTEGGVICECPLGYQLSEKIDSMRCIDVREERCYDVFSRGQCLEPRGGGITKKHCCCTMAMAWGRYCEQCPVEGTEEFQRLCPEGPGRDDLGIDLNECLFMPDACVGGDCINTDGSFRCECPPGYVLDASGKKCIDDNECLNIQNICGNGTCTNVDGGFECSCNEGFTPGPNQVCEDINECLELGNQCAFRCHNVPGSFRCICPYGYALAADGRHCIDVDECTTPANNCRFECKNLIGSFICICPIGYQKIGITDECKDINECAINSGLCRHGYCRNIDGGYRCDCWEGFELSHDGKSCIDRRSGYCFQQTIGGRCVTRTFDQPKVTKADCCCTMGAAWGSHCEICPSRDSDDYNELCLEKGYSVDGQDIDECRTIPDLCRNGMCINTLGSYRCICNKGYKPDRSGTHCIDINECELSSKPCKYNCQNTEGGFICSCPVGFILNPDGVSCRDLDECATGNHLCQQECINTQGSYTCGCREGYTQHADSCHDIDECTEIPGTCPKPGNCVNTLGSFRCICPRGFKLDNTGTLCSDTNECADDSSCEHGCQNLMGSYRCGCPEGFVQHLYYNQCIDENECSGSPCGGNACINTIGSYRCGCPDGYQFDNNMQVCVQVSAGCTGSPCSFGCIPNGANGFTCSCPTGYQRIGQGHCLSTINPLAPVGGVGGGISYGEDIGNVPTYPINPDPYHIPPSDDKIISTEGCFSCKVNGNGGRHRRGARGRSMARYNGTADVQDLITKIRTSKPLPRKRSRKVKRHHHGEEHILKISLQQTKHRMRIIKLQPAVKHKDIEYSVTRGNDKNQFEIVKRHGVWALHFRKRMKSAGHFLVEIHGRPANGSIGENEIWEKPLTFRVHLIVTK